In a genomic window of Magnolia sinica isolate HGM2019 chromosome 14, MsV1, whole genome shotgun sequence:
- the LOC131226155 gene encoding RNA demethylase ALKBH10B-like, whose amino-acid sequence MPSAEGPTSPPPAAAPPQSSPLPMTPDTFARDAIISWFRGEFAAANAIIDALCHHLAQIDGGDRRSDYEAVFAAIHRRRLNWIPVLHMQKYFSITDVAIELRRAAAKKRDEEKKGKENGEEIGNGVCLESEDSSDQKTPEEEGSQVGQVSLVDDSFCSNHEDCEQRPASIKITKGFVAKEPVKGHMVNVVKSLKMYEDIFTDLELSKLSDFISELRLAGRRGDLSGETFMFFNKQLKGNKREIIQLGVPIFGPIKEEATSHIEPMPSILQSVIDHLVQWHLIPESRKPNSCIISFFDEGEYSQPYLKPPHLDHPISTLLLSESTMAFGRILSGDHDGNYKGPLMLTLKAGSLLVMRGNSADMARHVMCLSSNKRVSITFSKVQPSTNQISPSVIPPLTSAMTLWQPGGTQPFRALGYEAIDMVQKWGVLRTPLVMLAPPRPMVMGPKRIPRGGTGVFLPWTVGSKKSMKHLPPRVQRGRLPSLPSLTETDTAKPSPDPVVTM is encoded by the exons ATGCCATCCGCCGAGGGCCCCACGTCGCCGCCGCCGGCCGCAGCGCCGCCGCAGTCCTCGCCGCTTCCAATGACACCGGACACGTTCGCCCGTGATGCGATCATCTCGTGGTTCCGCGGCGAATTCGCGGCGGCAAACGCTATCATCGACGCCCTCTGCCACCACCTGGCGCAGATCGACGGCGGGGATCGGCGATCGGACTACGAGGCCGTGTTCGCCGCGATCCACCGCAGGAGATTGAACTGGATTCCGGTCCTCCATATGCAGAAGTACTTCTCGATCACCGACGTTGCGATCGAGCTGAGGCGGGCCGCGGCGAAGAAGAGGGACGAGGAGAAGAAGGGGAAAGAGAACGGAGAGGAGATCGGAAATGGCGTTTGTTTGGAAAGCGAAGATTCTTCCGATCAAAAGACTCCGGAAGAAGAAG GATCCCAAGTAGGACAAGTTTCTTTGGTAGACGATTCGTTTTGCTCCAATCATGAAGACTGCGAACAACGGCCCGCCAGTATCAAGATCACTAAAGGTTTCGTAGCCAAGGAGCCAGTGAAAGGGCATATG GTTAATGTTGTAAAGAGTCTAAAGATGTACGAGGACATTTTCACTGATTTGGAGCTCTCAAAGTTATCTGACTTCATAAGCGAACTCCGTCTTGCGGGTCGGAGGGGAGATCTATCAG GCGAAACATTCATGTTCTTCAACAAACAATTGAAAGGGAATAAGAGGGAGATAATTCAACTTGGTGTTCCCATCTTTGGACCGATTAAAGAGGAGGCAACAA GCCATATTGAACCGATGCCTTCAATTCTGCAATCTGTCATAGATCATCTGGTTCAATGGCACCTAATTCCAGAGAGTAGGAAGCCAAACAGTTGTATTATCAGCTTCTTTGATGAG GGGGAATACTCACAACCATATTTGAAACCACCGCATTTGGACCACCCTATTTCTACACTTCTTCTTTCAGAATCTACAATGGCTTTCGGTCGCATTCTTTCCGGTGATCATGATGGAAATTACAAAGGCCCGCTCATGCTTACTCTGAAGGCAGG GTCACTCTTAGTCATGCGTGGGAACAGTGCCGACATGGCAAGACACGTCATGTGCCTGTCTTCCAACAAGAGGGTCAGCATCACATTTTCCAAGGTTCAGCCCTCAACCAACCAAATCTCCCCATCCGTCATCCCTCCATTGACCAGTGCTATGACACTCTGGCAACCAGGAGGAACACAACCATTCAGAGCACTCGGCTACGAAGCAATTGATATGGTCCAAAAATGGGGAGTCCTCCGCACCCCATTGGTCATGCTAGCACCACCACGGCCCATGGTTATGGGCCCCAAGAGGATACCACGTGGTGGAACCGGCGTGTTCTTACCTTGGACAGTGGGATCCAAGAAATCCATGAAACATCTTCCACCACGTGTCCAACGAGGAAGGCTTCCTTCGTTACCTTCCTTGACGGAAACAGATACAGCAAAGCCCTCCCCCGATCCAGTTGTCACAAtgtga